One part of the Hydra vulgaris chromosome 01, alternate assembly HydraT2T_AEP genome encodes these proteins:
- the LOC136074071 gene encoding uncharacterized protein LOC136074071, producing the protein MINPLQICCSPFPAIFLLAIILSFFSKCFATLNQADLQKEIFAKCIEFQPRCKCDGDFFKRENKFWSKLNISCESFETFHEMFKITKFVYEGSPNEDMEFYFPNSYIPSQKKITEVQSSDPLPPEIQENCDKVKKVFEIIEVNIKVNSELLEVDVSSEFDYLKYITKLTIEGGKCFNKVKPNSFLQVFTNIYTLNILSDARLINIYLPALSNLYNFQLNISNAVNFFCAFQNEPCLVNPKGFKSFSVLFKNSMKLENDFNIYGKFRLPRFIENLSITFSSVDITYHDSECSPESRNNIIETQQTKPIFENIQFEKVLFEFPEIKDRANISANLISKLIDGIDIIKTQIYVRGNEDNVNSLLSNIYQQGLQGKLVIHLLSYFKRNILYIYLNQSNLDESQFEMCAYGKKLLRHAHQQIYKQSNGDILIIRAFHLNLSQVVNIANVATTSNTNIKFIRVYTYNFEVDQCPYKALKLFIEQQKIKLEFFYVNIGTAKTYKIEAETDKFIKTDDDTFYPIPPDDTISLKDFNYAGDFFKVQFISMKSFEMADPIFTRAITTCLVMNIGLYHKTSPSALLSDNKQLSTWYNVIQNSLEFNESLYDSLEVSRTQTAFKHLKDFIMLSDNMNAQITRVPSLSLQVLSENIQILSQAGRDIRDKSKHFETSLNFKNMGKGSDFKSEEIMQAIADSKIAILEASKQKSVSLGEIELRKQHDIEKQWNQSNELITFLTKEFEKFQKEVEVETVKFKRGVILATGLAVAEAAAEAVNCILGIFSGGFNPAKALNTARKVTKLATIIPKIINALKKIADLIFKRKLLATTFKKVKESWKIMSPKLTDFFNRQKMLLRDAWYNVKTVYDEKTTKQLIEVKKFFETSGAIVKSTQDIVSNTVNSIKAARTVWVGYDVDDPTPTTTSNKVFNLTQNISTIEEALKLFRNDEENAARNQGETMNLIDVFQWRIAKEQVTGMIDTTLSDDVPEATGYRTALLKMLTTGEAKTQAILNQALLETSFSASVEARKLYINESISAGKEILKTEEGLKKREETSDRTSLDEIETKHSLLDLDIEWEKFAIKLELVRSNEEYCNAYYYFHLEKCQDDLRIRPSDDLEKILSIQNMLLYQSNVKLQDLFPPPQTFTDLTLTFKKEKYCDCFISSNNETTNDTIIMENISELKDKRERELNSSYKQIKACLEGINVKIDGGEQTEIHKKINNMLTSCKSSPIESVKESKQFIYNVDIDSSYFEGHERVRIDEVKVIFKGAKTKGGVIKVYAESSGISEDRYKDHCFKFIGDRWIRLLSYYSENVSASKKAVADKNKQSSKRGKKLNKLISEKLDTLETLLQKQGKKEMEQVTIIEAGNIHKNFEGLFTSPTVFTTWLFILPEKLNPGLNLTNLIEIELKFSGSFIASDYTKKTIQCNINEENNNVTTTTLQQFKSKSKRITSKSRRITSKSKGITSKSKRITSKSKGNASKSKKIMSKDKGITSKSKRIKKRF; encoded by the exons ATG ATAAATCCGTTGCAAATCTGTTGCAGTCCGTTTCCAGCTATATTTTTACTtgcaataattttatcatttttttcaaaatgttttgctACACTAAACCAAGCcgatttacaaaaagaaatatttgctAAATGCATTGAATTCCAACCACGTTGTAAATGTGAcggtgatttttttaaaagagagaATAAGTTTTGGTCtaagttaaatattagttgCGAATCATTTGAAACGTTTCACGAgatgtttaaaataacaaaattcgTTTATGAAGGTAGTCCTAATGAGGATATGGAATTTTACTTCCCAAACTCATATATCCcctcacaaaaaaaaatcacagaaGTTCAAAGTTCAGATCCTTTACCACCAGAAATTCAAGAAAACTGTGATAAAGTAaagaaagtttttgaaattattgaagTAAACATTAAAGTAAATAGTGAACTATTAGAAGTTGATGTTTCCAGtgagtttgattatttgaaatacATAACAAAGCTGACAATTGAAGGGGGAAAATGTTTCAATAAAGTTAAACCGAATTCTTTTCtacaagtttttacaaatatttacacaCTTAATATTTTATCTGATGCTCGTTTGATAAACATATATTTGCCTGCGTTATCAAACTTGTACAATTTTCAACTTAATATTAGTAATGCCGTCAATTTTTTCTGCGCATTTCAAAATGAACCTTGCTTAGTTAACCctaaaggttttaaaagtttttctgttttatttaaaaattctatgaAACTCGAAAATGATTTCAATATTTATGGTAAATTTAGGCTGCCTAGATTTATCGAAAACTTATCAATAACATTTAGTTCCGTCGACATTACATATCATGATTCAGAATGCTCACCCGAGTCTAGAAACAACATTATTGAAACACAGCAAACAAAACCcatatttgaaaacattcaatttgaaaaagttttattcgaATTTCCAGAAATAAAAGATAGGGCAAACATTTCAGCAAACCTAATTTCTAAGCTAATTGATGGGATTGacataataaaaactcaaatatatGTTCGAGGCAATGAAGATAATGTTAATAGCTTATTAAGTAATATTTACCAACAAGGTTTGCAGGGAAAATTAGTTATACATCTcctttcttattttaaaagaaatatattatatatttatttaaaccaatCTAATCTTGATGAATCCCAATTTGAAATGTGTGCTTACGGAAAAAAACTGCTGAGACATGCGCACCAACAGATATACAAACAAAGTAATGGAGATATTCTCATAATCCGTGCTTTTCATTTGAATTTGTCGCAAGTTGTCAATATAGCAAATGTTGCAACAACAAGCaatactaatataaagtttatacgAGTTTATACATATAACTTTGAAGTTGACCAATGTCCTTACAAAGCGCTAAAGTTGTTTATCgaacagcaaaaaataaaacttgaatttttttacgTCAACATTGGAACAGCAAAAACATATAAGATTGAAGCTGAAActgataaatttattaaaactgatgATGATACATTTTATCCAATACCCCCTGATGACACAATTTCATTAAAAGACTTTAATTACGCGGGAGATTTTTTCAAAGTTCAATTTATTAGTATGAAAAGTTTTGAAATGGCTGATCCGATCTTTACAAGAGCAATAACAACTTGTTTAGTCATGAATATTGGATTATATCACAAAACCTCTCCTAGTGCTTTACTAAGTGATAACAAGCAACTATCAACATGGTACAATGTTATTCAAAATTCACTTGAGTTTAATGAATCCTTATATGACTCGTTAGAAGTATCACGGACCCAAACTGcgtttaaacatttaaaagactttataaTGCTTAGTGATAACATGAACGCTCAAATCACTCGCGTACCATCCCtttctttacaagttttaaGTGAAAACATTCAAATCTTATCTCAAGCTGGTCGTGATATCAGGgataaatcaaaacattttgaaaccagtcttaactttaaaaatatgggtAAAGGTTCTGATTTTAAGTCTGAAGAAATAATGCAAGCTATTGCTGAttcaaaaattgcaattttagaGGCATCAAAGCAAAAATCGGTCTCGCTTGGAGAAATAGAACTAAGAAAACAACACGATATTGAAAAACAGTGGAATCAGTCTAATGAGTTGATCACATTTTTAACAAAGGAGTTTGAAAAGTTCCAAAAAGAAGTTGAAGTAGAAACCGTTAAATTCAAAAGAGGTGTCATTCTAGCAACTGGACTTGCAGTTGCAGAGGCAGCAGCGGAAGCGGTAAACTGTATCCTCGGCATATTTTCCGGTGGGTTCAATCCAGCAAAAGCTTTAAACACTGCTAGAAAAGTTACAAAGTTAGCTACAATTATACCGAAAATTATAAATGCTTTGAAAAAGATTGCAGACTTAATTTTCAAGCGTAAACTTTTGGCAACAACATTCAAAAAGGTAAAAGAATCTTGGAAAATAATGTCTCCTAAactaactgatttttttaatagacaAAAAATGCTGCTAAGAGATGCGTGGTACAACGTTAAAACAGTTTACGATGAGAAAACAACGAAACAGTTAATAGAagttaagaaattttttgaaacaagtgGCGCGATCGTTAAAAGTACTCAAGATATTGTTTCAAATACCGTGAATTCTATAAAAGCAGCGCGAACGGTTTGGGTGGGTTATGACGTTGACGATCCTACACCTACAACTACAAGTAATAAGGTTTTTAACCTCACtcaaaatatatcaacaatTGAAGaagcattaaaattatttagaaatgaTGAGGAAAATGCCGCTAGGAATCAGGGAGAAACAATGAATCTTATTGATGTTTTTCAATGGAGAATAGCCAAAGAGCAAGTTACTGGAATGATTGACACTACCCTCTCCGATGATGTTCCAGAAGCTACGGGTTATAGAACTGCTCTATTGAAAATGTTAACAACTGGAGAAGCAAAAACGCAAGCAATACTAAATCAAGCCTTGCTTGAAACAAGTTTTTCTGCATCTGTTGAAGCTAGGAAATTATACATTAATGAAAGTATATCTGCCggtaaagaaattttaaaaacagaagaaGGACTGAAAAAAAGGGAAGAAACATCGGATAGAACAAGTCTGGATGAAATTGAAACCAAACACTCATTACTAGATTTAGACATAGAATGGGAAAAGTTTGCAATTAAACTTGAGCTTGTTCGTTCAAATGAAGAATATTGCAatgcttattattattttcatctcgAAAAGTGTCAAGATGATTTACGTATTAGACCCTCAGACGatcttgaaaaaattctttctattcAGAATATGCTCCTTTATCAATCAAACGTAAAACTTCAAGACTTGTTCCCTCCTCCTCAAACTTTCACTgatttaacattaacttttaagaaagaaaagtatTGTGATTGCTTCATTTCATCCAACAATGAAACTACTAATGATACTATAATCATGGAAAACATTTCTGAACTAAAGGATAAGCGTGaaag AGAACTAAACAGCAGTTATAAGCAAATTAAAGCGTGTCTCGAAGGTATTAATGTCAAAATTGATGGTGGTGAACAAAcagaaatacataaaaaaattaataacatgtTAACCAGTTGCAAAAGCAGCCCTATAGAAAGTGTCAAAGAAAGTAAGCAGTTTATTTACAATGTAGATATTGATTCATCGTACTTCGAAGGCCACGAAAGGGTCCGAATCGATGAAgtgaaagtaatttttaaaggCGCAAAAACAAAAGGTGGAGTGATTAAAGTTTACGCTGAATCGAGCGGTATTTCTGAAGATCGATACAAAGACCACTGCTTCAAGTTTATTGGGGATAGATGGATTCGTTTGTTATCGTACTACTCAGAAAATGTGTCGGCGTCTAAAAAAGCTGTAGCCGATAAGAATAAACAAAGTTCAAAACGAGgtaaaaaattgaacaaattaaTTAGTGAGAAACTTGACACTCTTGAAACGCTGCTTCAAAAACAAGGCAAGAAAGAAATGGAACAG